One segment of Pangasianodon hypophthalmus isolate fPanHyp1 chromosome 10, fPanHyp1.pri, whole genome shotgun sequence DNA contains the following:
- the cfl2 gene encoding cofilin-2 has translation MASGVTVNDEVIKVFNDMKVRKSSTSDEVKKRKKAVLFCLSEDKKKIIVEEGKQILVGDIGETVDDPYACFVKLLPLNDCRYGLYDATYETKESKKEDLVFIFWAPEGAPLKSKMIYASSKDAIKKKFTGIKHEWQVNGLDDIQDRSTLAEKLGGNVVVSLEGRPL, from the exons ATG GCTTCAGGCGTCACCGTTAATGATGAAGTCATTAAAGTCTTCAATGACATGAAAGTGCGAAAGTCGTCAACCTCAGACGAGGTAAAAAAGCGCAAAAAGGCAGTGCTGTTCTGCCTCAGTGAGGACAAGAAGAAGATTATTGTAGAGGAGGGCAAGCAAATCCTCGTTGGAGATATTGGAGAGACTGTTGATGATCCATATGCCTGTTTTGTAAAGCTCCTACCTCTAAATGACTGCAGATATGGCCTATATGATGCCACTTATGAAACAAAAGAGTCCAAGAAAGAAGACTTGGTATTCATATTTTG GGCCCCTGAAGGTGCGCCGTTAAAAAGCAAGATGATATATGCTAGCTCTAAAGACGCCATTAAAAAGAAGTTTACAG GTATCAAACATGAATGGCAAGTCAATGGCTTGGACGACATTCAGGACCGCTCAACCCTGGCGGAAAAATTGGGAGGCAATGTGGTTGTATCATTGGAAGGGCGACCATTGTAA